The following coding sequences lie in one Mycobacterium sp. Z3061 genomic window:
- a CDS encoding S1C family serine protease, producing MSKSRHRSFRWSWLVAVMAVVGMVSGVGLATPPVTAHAAPYKQYPSVPLDPSALVGQVGPQVVNINTKLGYNNAVGAGTGIVIDPNGVVLTNNHVISGATDISAFSVGDGRTYGVDVVGYDRTQDVAVLQLRGAGGLPTASIGGGVSVGEPVVAMGNTGGQGGTPRAVAGKVLAVNQTVQASDSLTGAAETLNGLIQFDGAIQPGDSGGPVVNGAGQVVGMNTAATENFQMSQGGQGFAIPIGTAISIANNIRSGGGSPTVHVGPTAFLGLGVVDNNGSGARVQRVVANAPAAAAGISNGDIITALDGTPINSATAMSDALNGHHPGDMVSISFTSKTGVARTENVTLAEGPPA from the coding sequence ATGAGCAAATCGCGCCACCGTTCATTCAGGTGGTCATGGCTGGTTGCCGTCATGGCCGTCGTGGGAATGGTCTCCGGAGTGGGTCTGGCAACTCCGCCGGTGACCGCGCACGCGGCGCCGTACAAGCAGTACCCGTCGGTTCCGCTGGACCCGTCGGCGCTTGTCGGTCAGGTGGGCCCCCAGGTGGTCAACATCAACACCAAGCTGGGCTACAACAACGCGGTGGGCGCCGGCACCGGCATCGTCATCGACCCCAACGGCGTCGTGCTGACCAACAACCACGTCATCTCGGGAGCCACCGACATCAGCGCCTTCAGCGTCGGCGACGGCCGCACCTACGGCGTCGACGTGGTCGGTTACGACCGCACCCAGGACGTCGCGGTGCTGCAGCTGCGCGGAGCGGGCGGTCTGCCCACCGCGTCCATCGGCGGCGGCGTCAGCGTCGGTGAGCCGGTTGTGGCGATGGGCAACACCGGCGGCCAGGGTGGCACCCCGCGCGCGGTGGCCGGCAAGGTGCTGGCCGTCAACCAGACCGTCCAGGCATCGGACTCCCTGACCGGGGCTGCCGAGACGCTGAACGGACTGATCCAGTTCGACGGCGCGATCCAGCCCGGCGATTCCGGCGGACCGGTGGTCAACGGCGCGGGTCAGGTGGTCGGCATGAACACCGCGGCCACCGAGAACTTCCAGATGTCACAGGGCGGTCAGGGCTTCGCGATTCCGATCGGAACGGCGATCAGCATCGCCAACAACATCCGGTCCGGTGGCGGTTCGCCCACCGTGCACGTCGGCCCGACAGCCTTCCTCGGACTCGGCGTCGTCGACAACAACGGCAGCGGTGCGCGCGTCCAGCGCGTCGTCGCCAACGCTCCCGCTGCGGCCGCCGGGATCTCCAACGGCGACATCATCACCGCACTCGACGGGACGCCGATCAACTCGGCTACCGCGATGTCCGATGCGCTCAACGGGCACCACCCGGGCGACATGGTCTCCATCAGCTTCACTTCGAAAACCGGTGTCGCGCGCACCGAGAACGTCACGCTGGCGGAGGGCCCCCCGGCCTGA
- a CDS encoding LysR family transcriptional regulator — MLFRQLEYFVAVAQERHFARAAEKCYVSQPALSAAIAKLERELNVTLINRGHSFEGLTPEGERLVVWAKRILAEHDAFKAEVHAVQSGITGTLRLGTVPTASTTASLVLSAFCSAHPLAKVQISSRLAATELYRRLHEFELDAVIAHPADAKDSQDVALVPLYEEQYVLLSRSDMLPPGAATLRWPDAAQLPLALLTPDMRDRQVIDAAFADHDITVHPQVETDSVASLFAQVANGNWATIVPHTWLWMTPTRGEIRAVELVDPAPRALIGLATNASGPGSPVARALVASAQHLGLDEFFAAQLRSLTH; from the coding sequence GTGCTCTTCCGTCAGCTCGAGTACTTCGTCGCGGTCGCCCAGGAGCGTCATTTCGCCCGTGCCGCCGAAAAGTGTTACGTCTCGCAACCTGCGCTGTCGGCAGCCATTGCCAAGCTCGAAAGAGAACTCAACGTCACGTTGATCAACCGCGGGCACAGCTTCGAAGGCCTGACGCCCGAGGGGGAGCGGTTGGTGGTATGGGCCAAGCGAATTCTGGCCGAGCACGACGCGTTCAAGGCGGAAGTGCATGCGGTGCAGTCCGGCATCACCGGGACGCTGCGGCTCGGCACCGTGCCGACCGCCTCGACGACGGCGTCGCTGGTGCTGTCGGCCTTTTGCTCGGCCCACCCCTTGGCAAAGGTGCAGATCAGTTCCCGGCTGGCTGCCACGGAGCTGTACCGGCGGTTGCACGAATTCGAGCTCGACGCCGTCATCGCGCACCCGGCGGACGCAAAGGACAGCCAGGATGTGGCACTCGTGCCGCTGTACGAGGAGCAGTACGTGCTGCTGTCCCGGTCGGACATGCTGCCGCCCGGCGCGGCCACCCTGCGCTGGCCGGACGCGGCGCAACTGCCGCTGGCACTGCTTACGCCGGACATGCGCGACCGGCAGGTCATCGACGCGGCCTTCGCCGACCATGACATCACCGTCCACCCGCAGGTCGAAACGGATTCCGTCGCTTCACTGTTCGCGCAGGTGGCGAACGGCAACTGGGCGACCATAGTGCCGCACACCTGGCTGTGGATGACGCCGACGCGGGGCGAGATCCGGGCCGTCGAACTCGTCGACCCGGCACCCAGAGCACTGATCGGGTTGGCCACCAACGCATCCGGTCCGGGATCGCCGGTCGCCCGCGCGCTGGTCGCCTCGGCGCAGCACCTCGGCCTCGACGAATTCTTCGCCGCGCAGCTGCGCAGTCTCACCCACTAG
- a CDS encoding FadD7 family fatty acid--CoA ligase, whose product MTSVQNSRVTDLIEAAATEAPDARALVVTADRVPITYRDLLRLADDLAAQLGGAGLAPGDRVALRAGSNAEFVVALLAALRAGLIVVPLDPALPVADQRARSEAAGARAVLVDGEGSEWWPVAVTSVDGEWTAQLKASTEPGPVTDSPAGLHDDDAMIMFTGGTTGLPKMVPWTHDNIAGSVRAIIAGYQLGPRDATVAVMPLYHGHGLIAALMSTLASGGTVLLPARGRFSAHTFWDDIDAAGATWYTAVPTIHQILLERAAAAPAESPRATLRFIRSCSAPMTPEVARALQREFSAPVLCAFGMTEATHQVASTGIDQEVNPAVSTGLVGRSTGPQIRIAGNDGAPLQPGAVGEVWLRGATVVRGYLGDPKITEANFTDGWLRTGDLGTLSEDGDLSIRGRIKELINRGGEKISPERVEGVLATHPNVLEVAVFGVPHPMYGEAVAAVLVPRGSAPGAEELTEFCRDRLAPFEIPATFQLADELPHTAKGSLDRRAVSARFGRPE is encoded by the coding sequence ATGACTTCCGTGCAGAATTCACGCGTCACCGATCTGATCGAGGCCGCCGCCACCGAGGCGCCGGATGCGCGTGCGCTGGTCGTCACCGCCGACCGCGTCCCGATCACCTACCGCGACCTGCTGCGTCTGGCCGACGATCTGGCAGCGCAACTCGGTGGTGCGGGCCTGGCGCCGGGGGACCGGGTCGCCTTACGGGCGGGCAGTAACGCCGAGTTCGTCGTCGCGCTGCTGGCAGCGTTACGGGCCGGCCTGATCGTGGTCCCGCTGGACCCGGCCCTGCCGGTTGCGGATCAACGCGCGCGTAGCGAAGCGGCCGGTGCCCGGGCGGTGCTGGTCGACGGCGAGGGTTCCGAGTGGTGGCCGGTTGCGGTGACGTCCGTGGACGGCGAGTGGACGGCCCAACTGAAAGCCTCGACTGAACCGGGACCGGTGACGGACTCCCCGGCGGGACTGCACGACGACGACGCGATGATCATGTTCACCGGTGGCACCACCGGACTGCCCAAGATGGTGCCCTGGACGCACGACAACATCGCCGGCTCGGTGCGGGCCATCATCGCCGGCTATCAACTGGGTCCGCGGGACGCCACGGTCGCGGTCATGCCGCTCTACCATGGCCACGGGCTGATCGCCGCCTTGATGTCCACTCTGGCATCCGGCGGCACGGTGTTGCTGCCCGCCCGGGGCAGGTTCTCGGCGCACACCTTCTGGGACGACATCGACGCGGCGGGAGCGACCTGGTACACGGCCGTGCCGACCATTCATCAGATCCTGCTGGAAAGGGCTGCCGCCGCGCCGGCCGAAAGCCCCAGAGCGACATTGCGTTTCATCCGCAGTTGCAGCGCACCGATGACGCCCGAGGTGGCCCGGGCGCTGCAGCGGGAGTTCTCCGCGCCCGTGCTGTGCGCCTTCGGTATGACCGAGGCCACCCACCAGGTGGCCAGCACCGGTATCGATCAGGAGGTCAACCCCGCCGTCTCCACCGGTCTGGTGGGCCGCTCCACCGGGCCGCAGATCCGCATTGCCGGGAACGACGGGGCGCCCCTGCAGCCGGGTGCCGTCGGCGAAGTGTGGCTGCGTGGCGCCACCGTGGTGCGGGGTTACCTCGGGGACCCGAAGATCACCGAGGCGAACTTCACCGACGGCTGGTTGCGGACCGGCGACCTGGGGACGCTCTCGGAGGACGGCGACCTCAGCATCCGCGGGCGGATCAAGGAACTCATCAACCGTGGCGGGGAGAAGATTTCGCCGGAGCGCGTCGAAGGAGTTCTGGCCACCCATCCGAATGTGTTGGAGGTGGCCGTGTTCGGGGTGCCGCATCCGATGTACGGCGAAGCCGTCGCGGCCGTCCTGGTGCCGCGGGGTTCAGCCCCGGGGGCCGAGGAGCTTACCGAGTTCTGCCGGGATCGGTTGGCGCCGTTCGAGATTCCCGCGACCTTCCAGCTGGCCGATGAATTGCCGCACACCGCAAAAGGCTCCCTGGACCGGCGTGCGGTGTCGGCCCGGTTCGGCCGGCCGGAGTGA
- a CDS encoding elongation factor G-like protein EF-G2, whose protein sequence is MADRVSGSPGAGTAPTATGPDSIRNVVLVGPSGGGKTTLIEALLVAGGVLSRPGSVTDGSTVCDFDDAEIRQQRSVGVAVASLSHAGVKVNLVDTPGYADFVGELRAGLRAADCALFVIAANEGVDEPTKSLWQECSQVGMPRAVVVTKLDHARANYAEALDAAQNAFGDKVLPLYLPAGDGLIGLLSQTQYNYADGKRTESAPDTSEADRIEEARGSLIEGIIEESEDESLMERYLGGEVIDESVLIQDLEKAVARGSFFPVIPVCSSTGVGTHELLEVATRGFPSPREHPLPDVFTPQGATHEELACDVDAPLLAEVVKTTSDPYVGRVSLVRVFSGTIKPDATVHVSGHFSSFFGASNGHGANHPDHDEDERIGVLSFPLGKQQRPASAVVAGDICAIGKLSRAETGDTLSDKSEPLVLKPWAMPEPLLPVAIQAHAKTDEDKLSVGLGRLAAEDPTLRIEQNPETHQVVLWCMGEAHVGVVLEALAGRYGVTVDTVELRVPLRETLGGKAKGHGRHVKQSGGHGQYAVCDIEVEPLPEGTGFEFVDKVVGGAVPRQFIPSVEKGVRAQMERGVHAGYPMVDIRVTLLDGKAHSVDSSDFAFQMAGSLALREAAAATKVILLEPIDEISVLVPDDYVGAVMGDLSGRRGRVLGTDTAGHERTLVKAEVPQVELTRYAIDLRSLAHGAASFTRSFARYEPMPESAAARVKTTV, encoded by the coding sequence ATGGCCGACAGAGTGAGCGGATCCCCGGGCGCAGGTACGGCCCCCACGGCAACCGGTCCGGACAGTATCCGCAACGTCGTGCTGGTCGGGCCCTCCGGCGGCGGCAAGACCACCCTCATCGAAGCCCTGCTGGTTGCGGGCGGCGTGTTGTCACGGCCCGGGTCGGTCACCGACGGCAGCACGGTCTGCGACTTCGACGACGCCGAGATCCGCCAGCAACGGTCGGTCGGCGTCGCGGTGGCGTCGCTGTCGCACGCCGGCGTCAAGGTGAACCTCGTCGACACACCCGGATACGCCGACTTCGTCGGTGAGCTGCGCGCCGGTCTGCGCGCCGCCGACTGCGCCCTGTTCGTCATCGCGGCCAACGAAGGTGTCGACGAACCCACCAAATCGCTGTGGCAGGAGTGCAGCCAGGTCGGGATGCCGCGTGCGGTGGTCGTCACCAAGCTCGACCATGCCCGCGCCAACTATGCCGAGGCGCTCGATGCCGCGCAGAACGCGTTCGGCGACAAGGTCTTACCGTTATACCTGCCGGCCGGTGACGGCTTGATCGGGCTGCTGTCGCAGACCCAGTACAACTATGCCGACGGTAAGCGCACCGAGTCGGCGCCCGACACCTCCGAAGCCGACCGCATCGAAGAGGCCCGGGGCAGCCTGATCGAGGGCATCATCGAGGAGTCCGAGGACGAGTCGCTCATGGAGCGTTACCTCGGCGGCGAGGTGATCGACGAATCGGTCCTGATCCAGGATCTGGAGAAGGCGGTGGCCCGCGGGTCGTTCTTTCCGGTGATCCCGGTGTGCAGCAGCACCGGGGTGGGCACCCACGAACTACTGGAGGTCGCCACCCGGGGTTTCCCGTCGCCGCGCGAACACCCGCTTCCGGACGTGTTCACGCCGCAGGGCGCCACCCACGAGGAATTGGCCTGCGACGTCGACGCGCCACTGCTCGCCGAGGTGGTCAAGACCACGTCGGACCCGTACGTCGGGCGGGTCAGCCTGGTCCGGGTGTTCTCCGGCACCATCAAGCCGGACGCGACCGTCCATGTGTCAGGCCACTTCTCGTCGTTCTTCGGCGCCTCTAACGGGCATGGCGCCAACCACCCCGACCATGACGAAGACGAGCGCATCGGGGTGCTGTCGTTCCCGCTCGGAAAACAGCAACGGCCCGCATCCGCCGTGGTGGCCGGCGACATCTGCGCGATCGGCAAGCTGAGCCGGGCAGAAACCGGGGACACGCTGTCGGACAAGTCCGAACCGCTGGTGCTCAAGCCGTGGGCGATGCCCGAACCGCTGTTGCCGGTCGCCATCCAGGCGCACGCCAAGACCGACGAGGACAAGCTCTCGGTCGGGTTGGGGAGACTGGCAGCCGAGGATCCGACCCTGCGCATCGAACAGAACCCGGAGACACACCAGGTGGTGCTCTGGTGCATGGGCGAGGCGCACGTCGGCGTCGTTCTCGAAGCCCTGGCCGGCCGCTATGGGGTCACCGTGGACACCGTCGAGTTGCGGGTGCCGCTGCGAGAGACTCTGGGCGGCAAGGCGAAAGGACACGGGCGGCACGTCAAGCAGTCCGGCGGCCACGGCCAGTATGCGGTGTGCGACATCGAGGTGGAACCGCTGCCGGAGGGCACCGGCTTCGAGTTCGTGGACAAGGTGGTCGGCGGCGCGGTGCCGCGCCAGTTCATCCCCAGCGTGGAGAAGGGCGTCCGAGCGCAGATGGAAAGGGGTGTGCACGCCGGTTATCCGATGGTCGACATCCGGGTGACCCTGCTCGACGGCAAGGCACACAGCGTCGACTCCTCGGACTTCGCATTCCAGATGGCCGGCTCCCTGGCGCTGCGCGAGGCCGCGGCGGCGACGAAAGTGATCCTGCTCGAGCCGATCGACGAAATTTCCGTGCTGGTTCCCGATGACTACGTCGGCGCGGTGATGGGTGACCTGTCCGGCCGCCGGGGCCGCGTGCTGGGGACCGACACCGCCGGCCATGAGCGCACGCTGGTGAAGGCCGAAGTGCCGCAGGTCGAATTGACCCGCTACGCCATCGACCTGCGCTCGCTGGCGCACGGGGCCGCGTCGTTCACCCGGTCGTTCGCCCGCTACGAACCGATGCCCGAATCCGCCGCGGCCCGGGTGAAGACGACGGTGTGA
- the treS gene encoding maltose alpha-D-glucosyltransferase — MNDAISASRQDPAHHPAEGSHVEGGVVEHPTAEDFDNAAALPADPTWFKHAVFYEVLVRAFFDSNADGSGDLRGLIERLDYLQWLGVDCLWLPPFYDSPLRDGGYDIRDFYKVLPDFGTVEDFVALIDEAHARGIRVITDLVMNHTSDSHPWFQESRHDPDGPYGDFYVWSDTSEKYTDARIIFIDTEESNWTFDPVRKQFYWHRFFSHQPDLNYDNPAVQEAMIDVLRFWLGLGIDGFRLDAVPYLFEREGTNCENLPETHAFLKRVRKVVDDEYPGRVLLAEANQWPADVVEYFGDPTTGGDECHMAFHFPLMPRIFMAVRRESRFPISEILAQTPDIPDLAQWGIFLRNHDELTLEMVSDEERDYMYAEYAKDPRMKANVGIRRRLAPLLDNDRNQMQLFTALLLSLPGSPVLYYGDEIGMGDVIWLGDRDGVRTPMQWTPDRNAGFSTANPGRLFLPTNQDSVYGYQAVNVEAQRDTSTSLLNWTRTMLAVRRRHDAFAIGSFHELGGSNPSVLAYVREVPREDAENDVVLCVNNLSRFPQPIELNLQQWNSYTPIELTGQVEFPRIGHLPYLLTLPGHGFYWFQLSASEEDR; from the coding sequence ATGAATGACGCGATAAGCGCCTCAAGGCAAGATCCCGCACACCATCCAGCGGAGGGCAGCCACGTCGAAGGGGGTGTGGTCGAGCACCCGACCGCCGAGGACTTCGACAACGCGGCTGCCCTGCCCGCGGATCCGACGTGGTTCAAGCACGCCGTGTTCTACGAGGTGCTGGTCCGGGCGTTCTTCGACTCGAACGCCGACGGCTCCGGTGACCTGCGTGGACTCATCGAACGGCTGGATTATCTGCAGTGGCTGGGGGTGGACTGCCTGTGGCTGCCGCCGTTCTACGATTCGCCGCTGCGCGACGGCGGTTATGACATCCGCGACTTCTACAAGGTGCTGCCCGACTTCGGCACCGTCGAGGACTTCGTCGCCCTGATCGACGAGGCTCACGCCCGCGGCATCCGCGTGATCACCGACCTTGTGATGAATCACACTTCGGACTCGCATCCCTGGTTTCAGGAGTCGCGGCACGACCCCGATGGCCCGTACGGCGACTTCTATGTCTGGAGTGACACCAGCGAGAAGTACACCGACGCCCGGATCATCTTCATCGACACCGAGGAGTCGAACTGGACCTTCGACCCGGTGCGCAAGCAGTTCTACTGGCACCGGTTCTTCTCGCACCAACCGGACCTGAACTACGACAACCCGGCCGTGCAGGAAGCGATGATCGACGTGCTGCGGTTCTGGCTCGGGCTGGGCATCGACGGGTTCCGGCTGGACGCGGTGCCGTACCTGTTCGAGCGCGAGGGGACCAACTGCGAGAACCTGCCCGAGACGCACGCCTTCCTCAAGCGGGTGCGCAAGGTCGTCGATGACGAGTATCCCGGTCGGGTTCTGCTGGCCGAGGCCAATCAGTGGCCGGCCGACGTCGTGGAGTACTTCGGCGACCCCACCACCGGCGGCGACGAATGCCACATGGCGTTCCACTTCCCGTTGATGCCGCGCATCTTCATGGCGGTGCGCCGGGAGTCCCGGTTTCCGATCTCGGAAATCCTGGCCCAGACGCCCGACATCCCCGACCTGGCTCAGTGGGGCATCTTCCTGCGCAACCACGACGAGCTGACGCTGGAGATGGTCAGCGACGAGGAACGCGACTACATGTACGCGGAGTACGCCAAGGATCCGCGAATGAAGGCCAACGTGGGTATCCGGCGCCGGCTGGCGCCGTTGCTGGACAACGACCGCAACCAGATGCAGCTGTTCACGGCGCTGTTGTTGTCCCTACCCGGCTCGCCGGTGCTGTACTACGGCGACGAGATCGGAATGGGCGACGTGATCTGGCTCGGCGACCGCGACGGTGTGCGGACTCCGATGCAGTGGACGCCGGACCGCAACGCCGGGTTCTCCACCGCGAACCCAGGCCGGCTGTTCCTGCCGACCAACCAGGACTCGGTGTACGGCTACCAGGCGGTCAACGTGGAGGCGCAACGGGACACATCGACGTCGCTGCTCAACTGGACCCGCACGATGCTCGCGGTGCGGCGCCGGCACGACGCCTTCGCCATCGGGTCATTTCACGAACTCGGCGGGTCCAATCCGTCGGTCCTGGCCTATGTGCGGGAAGTGCCGCGTGAGGACGCCGAAAACGACGTTGTGTTGTGCGTCAACAATCTGTCTCGGTTCCCTCAGCCGATCGAACTGAACCTTCAGCAGTGGAACAGCTACACCCCAATCGAACTCACCGGACAGGTGGAATTCCCGCGGATCGGGCACCTGCCTTATCTGCTCACGCTCCCGGGACACGGTTTCTACTGGTTCCAGCTGTCCGCTTCCGAGGAGGACCGATGA
- a CDS encoding TIGR03668 family PPOX class F420-dependent oxidoreductase, with protein sequence MDTRAWFTGSPVARLATVRPDGTPHLVPVVFAVDGDVIYTAVDAKPKKTKQLRRLANIEQNPAVSLLVDHYAPDWTQLWWIRVDGIATVAADGDALRAGYRLLSAKYPQYQTVSLDGPVIVVTATRWSGWHA encoded by the coding sequence GTGGACACCCGGGCCTGGTTCACTGGATCGCCGGTAGCGCGGCTGGCCACCGTGCGGCCCGACGGCACGCCGCACCTGGTGCCGGTGGTCTTCGCCGTCGACGGAGACGTCATCTATACCGCGGTCGATGCCAAACCCAAGAAGACCAAGCAACTGCGCAGGCTGGCCAACATCGAGCAAAACCCGGCGGTGAGCCTGCTGGTCGACCACTACGCGCCGGATTGGACGCAATTGTGGTGGATTCGGGTGGACGGCATTGCCACCGTCGCGGCCGACGGCGACGCGCTGCGCGCCGGTTACCGGTTGCTGAGCGCGAAATACCCGCAGTACCAAACCGTTTCGCTGGACGGCCCGGTGATCGTCGTAACCGCAACGCGCTGGTCGGGCTGGCACGCCTGA
- the oxc gene encoding oxalyl-CoA decarboxylase: MTEPLTDGFHLVVDALKANDVETIYGVVGIPITDLARTAQDAGIRYLGFRHEGSAGNAAAAAGFLTRRPGVCLTTSGPGFLNGLPALANATTNCFPMIQISGSSGRAVVDLQRGDYQDIDQLNAARPFVKAAYRIARVEDIGRGVARAIRTALSGRPGGVYLDIPGEVLGQAMDVAAGAASVWRVVDPAPRQLPAPDAVERALDLLAAAQRPLIVLGKGAAYAQADKVIRDFVESTGLPYLPMSMAKGLLPDSHPQSAAAARSLAIARADVVLLVGARLNWLLGHGDSPQWAPDSKFIQIDIAAAEFDSNQPIEAPLAGDIESVMAALRDGLTTHPISASQSWTAELAERKARNDAKMAERLAEDPQPMRFYNALGAIRTVLQRNPDVYVVNEGANALDLARNVIDMELPRHRLDTGTWGVMGIGMGYAIAAAVETGRPVVAIEGDSAFGFSGMEIETICRYRLPVTVVILNNGGVYRGDESVPGADPAPTVLNSAARHELLAEAFGGKGYHVTTPAELQTALSEALASGAPALIDCQLDPAAGVESGHLASLNPKSAARS; this comes from the coding sequence ATGACCGAACCGCTGACCGATGGCTTCCACCTGGTGGTGGATGCGCTGAAGGCCAACGACGTGGAGACCATCTACGGCGTCGTCGGCATCCCCATCACCGATCTGGCACGCACCGCACAGGACGCGGGGATCAGGTATCTCGGTTTCCGTCACGAAGGCTCCGCCGGCAATGCGGCGGCCGCAGCCGGATTTTTGACCCGGCGCCCCGGTGTGTGCCTGACGACCTCGGGTCCGGGTTTCCTCAACGGCCTTCCCGCACTGGCGAATGCCACCACGAACTGCTTTCCGATGATCCAGATCTCCGGATCCAGCGGGCGGGCGGTGGTCGACCTGCAACGCGGTGACTACCAGGACATCGACCAGCTCAACGCCGCGCGCCCATTCGTCAAGGCGGCCTACCGGATCGCACGCGTCGAGGACATCGGACGCGGTGTCGCCAGGGCGATCCGCACGGCGTTATCCGGTCGGCCGGGAGGTGTCTATCTGGACATCCCGGGCGAGGTGCTCGGACAGGCCATGGACGTGGCTGCCGGCGCCGCTTCGGTGTGGCGCGTGGTGGACCCCGCCCCCCGCCAGCTGCCGGCGCCCGACGCGGTCGAGCGGGCACTCGACCTGCTCGCGGCCGCGCAACGACCGCTGATCGTGTTGGGCAAGGGCGCCGCTTACGCGCAGGCCGACAAGGTGATTCGGGACTTCGTGGAGAGCACCGGGTTGCCCTATCTGCCGATGTCGATGGCCAAGGGCCTGCTGCCGGACTCGCACCCACAGTCGGCCGCGGCCGCCCGGTCGCTGGCGATCGCCCGCGCCGATGTGGTGCTGCTGGTCGGCGCCCGACTCAATTGGCTACTTGGACACGGTGATTCGCCGCAGTGGGCGCCGGACAGCAAGTTCATTCAGATCGACATCGCGGCCGCGGAGTTCGACAGCAACCAGCCGATCGAGGCACCGCTCGCGGGTGACATCGAATCGGTGATGGCGGCGCTGCGGGACGGTTTGACCACCCACCCGATCAGCGCGTCACAGTCGTGGACCGCCGAACTCGCCGAGCGGAAGGCCCGCAACGACGCCAAGATGGCCGAGCGGCTGGCCGAGGACCCGCAGCCCATGCGGTTCTACAATGCGCTCGGCGCCATTCGCACTGTGCTGCAACGTAACCCGGACGTCTACGTGGTCAACGAGGGAGCCAACGCGCTGGACCTGGCCCGCAATGTCATCGACATGGAGTTGCCCCGCCACCGCCTGGACACCGGAACCTGGGGCGTGATGGGTATCGGCATGGGCTACGCCATCGCCGCGGCGGTCGAGACCGGCCGGCCCGTGGTCGCCATCGAGGGCGACAGCGCATTCGGCTTCAGCGGCATGGAGATCGAAACGATCTGCCGGTACCGGCTGCCGGTCACCGTCGTCATTCTCAACAACGGCGGCGTCTACCGCGGCGACGAATCGGTGCCCGGCGCGGATCCGGCGCCCACGGTGCTCAACTCGGCGGCCCGTCACGAGCTGCTCGCGGAAGCGTTCGGCGGCAAGGGATATCACGTCACGACGCCGGCTGAGCTACAGACGGCCCTGTCCGAGGCACTGGCGTCCGGCGCACCCGCCCTGATCGACTGTCAACTCGACCCCGCCGCCGGGGTGGAGAGCGGACATCTGGCCAGCCTCAACCCCAAGAGCGCCGCACGATCCTAG